The genomic stretch caacaacaacaacaacaacaacaacaacaacaacaacaacaacaacaacaacaacaacaacaacaacaacaacaacaacaacaacaacaacaacaacaacaacaacaacaacaacaacaacaacaacaacaacaacaacaacaacaacaacaacaacaacaacaacaacaacaacaacaacaacaacaacaacaacaacaacaacaacaacaacaacaacaacaacaacaacaacaacaacaacaacaacaacaacaacaacaacaacaacaacaacaacaacaacaacaacaacaacaacaacaacaacaacaacaacaacaacaacaacaacaacaacaacaacaacaacaacaacaacaacaacaacaacaacaacaacaacaacaacaacaacaacaacaacaacaacaacaacaacaacaacaacagtaacaACAACCAAACAATCAAACCGTATAACCCCCTTTGACACCCATTTACGACCACCTAACGCCACCCAATCCACCACCCATGACCACCACTACAACCCCCACTCAACCCACGACAAGGACCACTCAAGATCTCCCCAAGTAGGCCACCAAAACCAAGGTAAAAATCCATCTTAAGACGATCACACAATGACAACAACAATACTCTAAAAATCCACGGTCAACCCTTGGATCCACGGTCAATGGTGATCCGAGTGGTGGTCAATGACGGGTCAAGGTCGGTCAAGGTCGAGGCGGGTTAatggtataaattaaataatatataaactagtttaagacggtcttaccttacgatCTCCAGGCGGAGGGGCAAAAGATGATCtttattctcttccttttctctccCTTTCTCTCTTTAAAATGATGGGTGGAGATTGTGTTGAGATTGTGCTAGGATAAGGTGGGTGGATAATGGTAGGGTAGATTATATAAGGTAGTATACATATATATGCAAGTGTATTGtattacgtattattattatcattacaacttataattattattattattatcattaccatcttattattattattattattattattttatagaacgatgcgcgcagctttcattaaaataaaattaaaagtttACATAAAGTTGGTGGGGAACCGAAAGACAATCTGgactcccacacccttagcaacagcaaagctaagtctagtaaaaatgtaagcggccacccgagctcccgcatcctgagataccgtgaatttctggatccgcttgagcaaggcaacaacatccgaactcagctctccaagtgaagagaaagagaagggaaggaaaccataacccgctgccgcgcacaaatccccgtacttagcacacttacgctgcgcagcatcagcaacaacccggccaggcacacttattattattattattattattattattattatttattattattatgcgcgcagctttcattataataaaaaataaaaggtttacatgaaattggtggggagccgagagacaatctgggctcccacacccttagcaatagtaaagctaatacgagtaaaaatgtaagcagctacccgagccccagcatcctgagataccgagaatttctggatccgcttgagcaaggcaacagcatccgaactcaactccccaagcgaagagaaagagaaaggtaggaaaccataacccgctaccgcgcacaaatcctcatacttagcacactttacATTTGAaaagatcggcgacaacccgcccgagcacaaaatcgccaacccaccgagtcaaaggtgaagaaccgtcggtcgacgcacacatcacgcccccgtcccaagaataaagcaataaatccgcaggacgaagagagccaccatgcccatcaaccaaaccgatatcaacctccttcccgcgaaataccggatctatagcggatgtcgaagagagtgtcccggacaaggttatgccgatgtttaacgcccacagccaaagacaagaaacagcgtggtccccaaaaacatccccaaagaaaaacccgagagcaagcgaacggggcctagataccgagaataacggaacacctggacgataccccaaagacactacggtaagtcctcccgttcatagtctccGCCCCAACCCCgtgataggaaccgcacgtaaccaatcgaggAGTGAGAACCCCGCCGAGACCGCCATAGAGCTatcggcgaggtgtcaaagaaaaaCAGACTCGAGGCAAGaggcaaccgtcgtgaaataaatgtccgccaatttcttcataagtttgggggcagcaatttcactagggtgacctaatatatcgAACCTCGTAGTCGCAGATAAACActgtgcggcatcatcaaaagcaggccGGCCAGCCTACAACACGGGAAGGGCGAGGAGCTTAGCTCGCAAACCAACAGatcgcaagcgggacgcaataaaagcataaaacaaaacatctccggccgcataaacaccaaggccaccaagatgaaaagggaatgtagcaaggcgccactgccaatccccaaacccgccccgacgcggtgacaatacgttcaagctagaacgcagagagcggcgtcaaaaggaagatggacagacccaaaaacactaggggagcaagtacgaagagagaagtagagcttagatataccagtacaagctcgaagaagaagcaactcacactgcgggtcctcaatcctcgcaaccaagtccatcagctcaatggtcttagtaactctcgtcgccacaatctcactgctaaaaccaggacaagtactgacaggtcctcccaatactgtaacaccgcgcaatggccgagaaatagaagtagGGAAAACCCCCGGAAGCCggctccgtggatcctcaacaggccaaaagacctccgtcttggagacatttaggtgtaaaccaaaacgagggccatccaacctaatcaagtccaacaccttccccacctccaaagtatctcccacaatggtgccatcatctaagtaccatgcctgcaaagtgaggtcaaaagtgtcccggatcttgcaaaccaagggatgcaaaaccaacgcgaaaagcaaaggccccaatggatcaccctgctgaacaccctgacaagaccacaagcagtgctccccataaaaaaggcgggccgggctggaataacaaaactccacccaacgggagagagccgggcaccgacggcggacctcctgaagcatggtcgaacggtcaacaaggttgaacgcattctggaaatcaaccaaagACAACATAGAAAGCCCCCCACTGttcccccgagcctcaatgagccggttcaaggcatgcaagatagcctctcctccaccggacacacccaccccgaactgaagcccatcaaaataagaagataaagacgggccaaccatagaagcaccaaccttagagacaagccgtctccagaccgtaccgacagcaataggacgaaccccaccacccattattattattattattattattattattattattattattattattattattattattattattattattattattattattattattattttattctgtCTCATACATAACTCGtacaaacaatataaaatatataattataaaatacggggtattacatggtATTTATAGGTGATACGGACCCTTTCATATTCTAGGATCATTTTCATATTCTAGGATGTATGCATGAATCATCTAGATTCATAGTACATATATATGCATGAATGATCTAAATTCATAGTACATACATTATGCATGATTCATGAATGATCTATATACATAGTACATACACTATGTATAAATAATCTAGATTCATGGTATTAAGCAAGTGCATGAACCTAAATGAATCTAGAAAAGTCTCATTATTTTAACActtctccttgagacttttgtCCACAACTCCGAGCTTGAATCTTAAAAACTCAAATCCGTTTCTTGGTAGAGCTTTAGTAAAGATATCTGGAAGTTGATACTCGGTAGGACAATAGACAAGCTTGACCTTTTTCTCTTGATCTGCATATCGAATGGCATAAAATTTGATCTTCATATGCTTCGTTTTGCTGTGACAAACTGGATTCTAAGAAATAGTGATTGCTGATTTGCTATCTACTAGAACCTCGGTTGAATTTTCTTGTGTGTGACCCATATCGGCAAGTATCTTTCTTAGCCAAATAGTCTGATTAACTGTAGCGCTTGCTGCTACATACTCTGCTTCAGCCGTAGATTGAGTCACAACACCTTGTTTCTTAGACATCCATGAGAAAATCCCGAAACCAAGTGTGAAAGCATAGCCAGAAGTGCTTTTCATGTCGTCAATTGTACCGGCCCAATCGATGTCAGAATAGGTTGTCAATTTTGGCTCTACACTGGATTCAAACATAACTCCAAAATTTGAAGTTCCCCTTAGATATCTCAGGATTCTTTTCGCTATTCTCGTATTAATGTCACTTGGTTCAGTCATAAAGCTTGATAGTAGGCTTGCAGCAAACATCAAATATGGTCTAGTTGTTGTGAGGTAAAGCAAACTACCCACAATGCTTCTGTATAGCCTTGTATCTGACTTCTGGTTGACATCAGATTTGGATATATGATCATTAATGGCCAGTGGTGTCGCTACTGGTTTGCAATGGTGCATCTTGAATTTTTTAAGAATATcgcactacaaaaagaattaaacagCGATCTGATTTTGGCGATCAAATCGTCGCAAAATCAATTTGGCGATCAAATCGCCGCTAAACGCGatcgcggaccttagtcgccttttctagctttggcgactaaagtcggtcgccaaatttggcgactgctaaatcagtcgccaaataccaaaaatggcgactgaaagggtagtcgccaatttggcgactgatgacaaggtagtcgccaaaatggcgactgaattgCAGTCGCCAATTTCTAAATCAGTCGCCAtttttgggtgacgtagccagtTTCACTGAggcaatttggcgactgatttgtgaTATGGCGACTgctattcagtcgccaaattggcgactaccttgaatcagtcgccaatttggcgatcaaTTTCGCCGCCAAATCACAAATCGATCGCAAAACCATcgtatgttttggtggtttttttcgttttcaatGCTAGCCAAaaatttacaacctgcatacaaaccgatgttccacaacaccatacatcccatttcaacacacacaacaccatacatttcaacccaacacctcccaatttctcaaacttcatttcatatattgaaaatgaaagttttacaagctaagctattctaaatgttcaagtctaaatGTTCAAGTCTTACAAGCTAAGCTAACCTCCcaatcatcttacttggaagccaacaccggctccactccccccatgtggaccatgcggatcatttggatcgtaattggatctaggtccggggttacaaccttgccaccaagtctcaaacatttccattctttccttcatttggcggaattcttcatcacgtttggcaagttcttcatcacgtttggcatcacgttcatcacgctctcttatttgactttgaagttgactaataattcccggttgatacgtgttctttgggaattgttgaagtcgatctcctacgcgttttctcatagaaagccggtgttgaacttccggtaccatacacttgccctttcttgaagccatccaccaacttataccatatgtcattatccggagtttctggattggcggctttttcttgttcaaatgcttcctacaatattaaacaaatggttgtaagttaatatggtaaccaccttatatacgacattttaaaagagagtaaattaacaaaaattaagtgttacggaaacttacatataattgcttgtcttttggcttagtccaaattctaacccctttgtggtcaaccctggaatgcgtgtccagAAACAGTTCTGGTACCGTCGCAATCATttgtgacttcttctttcctctcgaatgaaaaaaaaaaaacatacatgttagaaaatcaacaaaaaatctaacataaaataaacatgttgcattgaaaaaaaaaaagtgtgaaataatagacaaacttacccccaacatacgattccgtaacgatcgtgaacccgcgaaatgagtaggctcgttcacggcgtcttcctttcctcctcttttgttgagggatgcttgcttagacttctttCAAAAGCGGGagttttggtatgctttattaagccttcatacttgtcacctgcaattacacatatgaaatcataactaataagttactgatattatttataatataagagagtatatactaattaatacaaataacaaaacaagttaattaaatacctttcatgtgctctggttcctttgggcgcctaactaccttccaaatcacgtcccgatatcgtcgagtaccgacttcctcgtacctg from Silene latifolia isolate original U9 population chromosome 5, ASM4854445v1, whole genome shotgun sequence encodes the following:
- the LOC141655363 gene encoding secreted RxLR effector protein 161-like encodes the protein MHHCKPVATPLAINDHISKSDVNQKSDTRLYRSIVGSLLYLTTTRPYLMFAASLLSSFMTEPSDINTRIAKRILRYLRGTSNFGVMFESSVEPKLTTYSDIDWAGTIDDMKSTSGYAFTLGFGIFSWMSKKQGVVTQSTAEAEYVAASATVNQTIWLRKILADMGHTQENSTEVLVDSKSAITIS